In Rhodothermales bacterium, one DNA window encodes the following:
- a CDS encoding SDR family NAD(P)-dependent oxidoreductase produces MNPQGKRVVVTGGSSGIGLALAHAFAETGGHVVITGRSEARLIEAAASHANLTGMVCDVTRDDQVVALREHMNAGGGTDILVNNAGVMHAFDVTSDFPLETQLQEIDIDVAGPVRLVHHFLPGMLQREAMIVNVSSGLAYIPYAAAPVYSASKAFLHAYTQSLRAQLAGSSVRVVELLPPVVDTPLADGLDPSFARMPPEKLAATFLREVRRGQDEITPGQSRQLKWMSRLAPSFMFGQLNKSPRG; encoded by the coding sequence ATGAACCCACAAGGCAAGCGCGTCGTCGTCACGGGCGGCAGTTCCGGAATCGGGCTCGCTCTGGCCCACGCCTTCGCTGAAACCGGCGGCCACGTGGTCATCACCGGGCGCTCGGAAGCCCGGTTGATCGAAGCGGCGGCCTCGCACGCGAATCTCACCGGGATGGTGTGCGACGTCACGCGGGACGACCAGGTCGTGGCGCTTCGAGAGCACATGAACGCGGGTGGCGGGACGGACATCCTCGTCAACAACGCAGGCGTCATGCACGCCTTCGATGTGACCAGCGATTTCCCGCTGGAAACCCAGCTGCAGGAGATCGACATCGACGTGGCCGGACCGGTTCGCCTCGTACATCACTTCCTGCCGGGGATGCTCCAGCGGGAGGCGATGATCGTCAACGTCAGTTCGGGGCTGGCCTACATCCCCTACGCCGCGGCGCCCGTGTACAGCGCCAGCAAAGCCTTTCTCCACGCGTACACGCAGAGCCTCCGCGCCCAGCTCGCGGGCAGCTCCGTTCGGGTCGTCGAACTGCTGCCGCCCGTAGTGGACACGCCGCTGGCGGACGGGCTCGACCCCTCGTTCGCCCGGATGCCGCCGGAAAAACTCGCCGCCACCTTTCTGCGCGAGGTCCGGCGCGGCCAGGACGAGATCACACCCGGACAGTCGCGTCAGCTCAAGTGGATGAGCCGTCTCGCTCCGTCCTTCATGTTCGGCCAACTCAACAAGTCCCCTCGCGGGTAG